The Lytechinus pictus isolate F3 Inbred chromosome 10, Lp3.0, whole genome shotgun sequence genome includes a window with the following:
- the LOC129270447 gene encoding centromere protein M-like, translating to MIALNTDFCLQVRTATQLPLPSMNDEKRPKIDLIVFIFDVNINMSLKTIAESLPHVDPIYFLGRVCFLALNASSDRTQCADLGDIIALCDSYDSPLICGDIETQEQRESLARRIVEMTEIAAGFKHGVSPLLVQSTRRSYQFVKSL from the exons TCGTACTGCTACCCAGCTACCCCTGCCATCCATGAATGATGAGAAACGGCCAAAGATTGACTTGATTGTCTTCATCTTTGATGTCAATATCAACATGAG CTTGAAGACTATTGCTGAGTCTTTGCCACATGTAGACCCTATATACTTCCTTGGGAGGGTTTGTTTCTTAGCCCTAAATGCATCCAGTGACAGGACCCAGTGCGCTGATTTAGGAGACATCATAGCTCTGTGTGATTCCTACGATTCACCATTGATCTGTGGTGATATAGAG ACACAAGAACAGAGGGAGTCCCTGGCAAGACGCATTGTTGAGATGACAGAGATAGCTGCCGGATTTAAGCATGGTGTAAGCCCTCTCCTCGTCCAGTCCACAAGACGTTCATATCAGTTTGTTAAAAGCCTCTGA